Proteins from one Aythya fuligula isolate bAytFul2 chromosome 23, bAytFul2.pri, whole genome shotgun sequence genomic window:
- the NKAIN1 gene encoding sodium/potassium-transporting ATPase subunit beta-1-interacting protein 1, producing MGRCNGRCTLVGFCCLQLIAALERQIFDFLGYQWAPILANFLHIMAVILGIFGTIQYRSKYLIMYAVWLVLWVGWNAFIICFYLEVGHLSQDRDFIMTFNTSLHRSWWMENGPGCLVTPVLNSKLAPEDHHVITVSGCLLDYQYIEVVSSAAQIFLALFGFVYACYVSKVFLEEEDSFDFIGGFDSYGYQAPQKTSHLQLQPLYTSG from the exons ATAGCGGCGCTGGAGCGGCAGATCTTTGATTTCCTGGGCTACCAGTGGGCGCCCATCCTGGCCAATTTCTTACACATCATGGCTGTCATCCTGGGCATCTTCGGGACCATCCAGTACAGATCCAAATACCTCATCATG TACGCGGTGTGGCTGGTGCTGTGGGTCGGCTGGAACGCCTTCATCATCTGCTTCTACCTGGAGGTCGGGCACTTGTCACAG GACCGGGACTTCATCATGACCTTCAATACCTCACTGCACCGCTCGTGGTGGATGGAGAACGGGCCGGGCTGCCTGGTGACGCCGGTGCTGAACTCCAAGCTGGCCCCCGAGGACCACCACGTCATCACGGTCAGCGGCTGCCTGCTGGACTACCAGTACATCGAGGTGGTCAGCAGCGCCGCGCAGATCTTCCTGGCG CTCTTTGGCTTCGTCTACGCCTGCTACGTCAGCAAAGTGTTTCTGGAGGAAGAAGACAGCT tCGACTTCATCGGCGGGTTTGACTCCTACGGCTACCAGGCGCCCCAGAAGACGTCGCACCTACAGCTACAGCCGCTGTACAC ATCTGGGTAA